The proteins below come from a single Chrysoperla carnea chromosome 1, inChrCarn1.1, whole genome shotgun sequence genomic window:
- the LOC123290575 gene encoding uncharacterized J domain-containing protein C2E1P5.03-like has translation MQSNFKDFYELLNIQNTATESQIKSAYRKKALHCHPDKNPDNPNAAALFRELFVAVETLTDPIRRKRYDAELREHQILWEQLRQFQNEKMAKRRKMLRKVFFTCISGILILVIYKFKNFKHVSEKVEVTLQNSKFHQASRIDPTACLDRRKILYVYSLLCPIEYPKGIVPAFSRYRFLKFTKKVFLSILYKISNIFIPFFFKINYRTYVKHVNILNL, from the exons atgcAAAGtaattttaaggatttttaTGAATTACTAAACATTCAAAATACTGCAACGGAATCgcaa ATAAAAAGTGCATATAGAAAAAAAGCTTTACATTGTCACCCTGATAAAAATCCAGATAATCCAAATGCAGCAGCTTTATTTCGTGAATTATTTGTAGCTGTAGAAACTTTAACAGATCCCATAAGAAGAAAAAGGTACGATGCTGAACTACGTGAGCATCAGATTTTATGGGAGCAATTACGACAATTCCAAAATGAAAAGATGGCTAAGCGACGTAAGATGCTACGAAAAGtgttttttacatgtatttctggaattttgattttagtgatttataagtttaaaaactttaaacatgTTTCTGAGAAAGTGGAAGTGACATTACAGAACTCTAAATTCCATCAAGCATCTCGAATTGATCCTACCGCATGCTTGGATCGacgtaaaattttgtatgtgtaCTCTTTGCTTTGTCCGATTGAATATCCTAAAGGAATTGTTCCTGCCTTTTCGagatatcgatttttaaaattcactaaaaaagtttttttgtcaattttatataaaatatcaaatatttttattcctttttttttcaagatcAATTATAGAA
- the LOC123290564 gene encoding uncharacterized protein LOC123290564 yields MVSDIKDYYKLLNIKMTATESEIKSAYRKQALYCHPDKNKSPNAAALFRELTEAKNKLTNPNAREIYDRQLLQKRQELLKQERLRQELLKQERLRQERLEQERLQQKLIQEEQDRLRQKRLEQERLQQKLIQEEQDRLRKEELEQKKLRNRVAKIKIAVICKLRKLKRNSKEVIINRYNILYQQLVSAAQCILNTYNFVISLPRYCYIKAICKFRQFKRNSKKMIINTYNFLYQQLVSAAQCILNTYNFVISLPRYCYVKAICKFRQFKRNSKKMIINTYNFLYQQLVSAAQCILNTYNFVISLPRYCYIKAICKFRQFKRNSKEMIINTYNFLYQQLVSAAQCILNTYNFVISLPRYCYIKAICKFRQFKRNSKEMIINTYNFLYQQLVSAAQCFLNTYYFVISLPRYCYIKAICKFRQFKRNSKELIINTYNFLYQQLVSAAQCILNTYNFVISLPRYCYIKAICKFRQFKRNSKEMIINTYNFLYQQLVSAAQCILNTYNFVISLPRYCYIKAICKFRQFKRNSKEMIINTYNFLYKKIVAPIRYCLLNTSRNFLSLF; encoded by the exons ATGGTCAGCGATATTaaagattattataaattgcTTAACATAAAAATGACTGCAACAGAATCGgag ataaagtCGGCGTATAGAAAACAAGCTTTATATTGTCATcctgataaaaataaaagccCAAACGCAGCAGCTTTATTTCGGGAATTAACAgaagctaaaaataaattaacaaatccAAATGCTAGGGAAATTTATGACAgacaattattacaaaaacgGCAGGAGCTATTAAAACAAGAGCGTTTACGACAGGAGTTATTAAAGCAAGAGCGATTACGACAGGAGCGATTAGAACAAGAGCGACTACAACAGAAGCTAATACAAGAAGAGCAGGATCGATTACGACAGAAGCGATTAGAACAAGAGCGACTACAACAGAAGCTAATACAAGAAGAGCAGGATCGATTACGGAAGGAGGAATTAGAGcagaagaaattaagaaatagagtagcaaaaattaaaatagcagTGATTTGTAAACTCAGAAAACTCAAAAGAAATTCAAAAGAGGTGATCATTAATAGGTACAACATTTTATACCAACAACTGGTGTCAGCTGctcaatgtattttaaatacttacaaCTTCGTAATTTCACTTCCTCgctattgttatataaaagcAATTTGTAAATTCagacaatttaaaagaaattcaaaaaagatGATCATTAATACGTACAACTTTTTATACCAACAACTAGTGTCAGCTGctcaatgtattttaaatacttacaaCTTCGTAATTTCACTTCCTCGCTATTGTTATGTAAAAGCAATTTGTAAATTCagacaatttaaaagaaattcaaaaaagatGATCATTAATACGTACAACTTTTTATACCAACAACTAGTGTCAGCTGctcaatgtattttaaatacttacaaCTTTGTAATTTCACTTCCTCgctattgttatataaaagcTATTTGTAAATTCagacaatttaaaagaaattcaaaagaGATGATCATTAATACGTACAACTTTTTATACCAACAACTAGTGTCAGCTGctcaatgtattttaaatacttacaaCTTTGTAATTTCACTTCCTCgctattgttatataaaagcTATTTGTAAATTCagacaatttaaaagaaattcaaaagaGATGATCATTAATACGTACAACTTTTTATACCAACAACTAGTGTCAGCTGctcaatgttttttaaatacttactaTTTCGTAATTTCACTTCCTCgctattgttatataaaagcTATTTGTAAATTCagacaatttaaaagaaattcaaaagaGCTGATCATTAATACGTACAACTTTTTATACCAACAACTAGTGTCAGCTGctcaatgtattttaaatacttacaaCTTTGTAATTTCACTTCCTCgctattgttatataaaagcTATTTGTAAATTCagacaatttaaaagaaattcaaaagaGATGATCATTAATACGTACAACTTTTTATACCAACAACTAGTGTCAGCTGctcaatgtattttaaatacttacaaCTTTGTAATTTCACTTCCTCgctattgttatataaaagcTATTTGTAAATTCagacaatttaaaagaaattcaaaagaGATGATCATAAATACGTACAACTTTTTATACAAGAAGATAGTGGCGCCGATTCGTTATTGCTTGTTAAATACTTCCCGCaactttttatcattattttga